The sequence ATCCAAGTCGTTCAAGTGTACACCGTGAAGACGCGTATTTGAAAACACTTTTCTCAAGGCTGCGGCAGCGCCCGACTTGGGGTCTTCCGCTTGTCCTTGCGTGttcgcgtttttttcttcttttctttttgtcaaagTGAACCACCCCAGCAAGCACGCGTGAAGCAGTCAAGCTACGTTTTAAATTTACAGGCCCTAACGTTCATCATGCGTGGATTCAGATATAAGAACTTTATGTACAGTTTCCTGTTGAACATTTCGTCTGAACACTTATGAATGACATGGGTGTCTAGCTCCTACggtcgttaaaaaaaaaataaggttttGGCTTTCTATTGCTGACGGCTGTACGTGTCCCCTGTCTTCTTTCGCGTGGACTGGCTGACgcgccttttttatttatttgttgcagTAGCGCGGGTCGTGGTTAAAAAAAGTCAACGGCTTGTGCCGCGAGATTCGAGGATGGCGTGCGTTGGTGGGATCTCACGCTCTCCCTCATTGGCAGTCCCCGTGGAAGAGCGCCAGTGCCGTTgcggtgttttttttcttctaattggCGTAATGATCAATATCGACGGCTCTGGAGCTTGAGAGAGTGAGAGATAAAGACCCATTCGCGTGATCTGGTAACCACGTTGTGTTGCCCTGGTGAATCTGAAGCTGTCTTGCATCCCCCCCCTCTTATCTCACGGGCAGCCGTGTTTGGAATAGTCGCGTGTAACTCGTGACCCCCCCTGCACCGACCTTGAGCAGTCTGGAGAGTGGTCAGCTTTGGTTAGGTAGTGACGTCGTCGTGCGAACATTCGGAATCGGGTCGATTATCCTTTGTTTATGTAGACGCACACGATTCGAACAGTTCGATATTCCGTAATTGCGAAATTTTCGACCCTGTCTGGATATGAATTGCCGTGCTTTTAGTGCCTAtcgtacaataataataataataataataataataataataataataataataataataataataataataatggtgatAATAATGATCATAATAATAAATTGGGAGCTGCCGTCTCAAACGTGTGGTTAAGCCATACTTATCGAAATAGTGAGCCTACGCTGTCATCCACCTGTTTCGGACTAAAACGTGGGTCcgcgttttctctttctctgtggGCTCCTCACCTTCTCTCTCCTCTTTCCAATCCCCGTTCCCTTGTGCGGCGCGGTTGAGGAGACGGTTACTGCGCTGTACTTTTTCTGTGATAGTGACTAATAAGGCGAGTACCCTGGGTTTCTTTTCGCTCAGATTATCACACAGCCAACCAGGCAGCCCTGACGACTTCAAGTATAGCGTGTGAGGGTTTATTAATCAATTGCGccttcaccgaaaaaaaaaaaaagagctcacGTACCGTATACGTAACGCACGCGCTGGTAAATAGGATGTGCTACATCCACTTGCCATGGCTGTGAGCCGCACGGTGCGGCACCGACCGCGGTAtcccagtggctatgacgttgccctgctaagctcgaggtcgagggttcgcCTCCCGGCCGCGGCGGGCGCATTCCGATGGGGAGGGATggagggaaggagagagagagagagagagagagagagagagagagagagagagagagagagagagagagagaggggtgcgGAAACGCTCGTGTTGCATGCATTGGGCGCTcgttaaagggacaataaagagaaAGTGTTTTTGTTCTCTGTCAGTAAATTACCACTCCTGCAATATCAAAAGCACCACTCTTGCCACGATATAAGGCGCTTGGTTATAAGCCAGGAAGGAAGTGCAATAACACGCAAGACCCGTgacgacgcctccttgaagttacCGCATCAGTGCGCGCTGTTACGTCATGTATTTTGACGGCGACTTCCAGGGCCTAGTTAGTTCCTAATTAGCGGTTGGGACCGACTACACAACGTTTTAATGAAGCCAAAGATTGAACATAGCGGGTGTCGGGAACTTTTGCTGTGCCAGCGCGGCCTAactacaaaaaaaacaaaaaagaaatattttgaaaTGCGTTATGTCAGTGGCGTACCGGCAGGGGAGGATTGGCGCGAAAATGAACGGCAACTTCGatcttcatttttctctttactaGTCGGCGTATTTCGAAATGTACTAGTATTTGTTTTTTTCAACGCACACATATCCGTCTAAACTGTTTTCAGTCTTTTGTTTAGCGTATATACCTTCAAAAGAACCACTCGGGGCGGTCAACACTAATCCGGAGTGCTCCCACTAGCGACGTGCCTCGTAACCAGGTCGCGGGGCTGGCTCGTAAAAAgccccagaattaaaaaaaaaagaaaactgcctcTGGCGAGGAGGAGAGTGCGGAGACTGACGGCAACGCCTCCACATCTTCCTGACGTCGCGCATTGCGAACGCTCCTGAAAACTGCTGCCGCATATATGTGCGTATTGTTTATACGGGGGAACCTCCTATCGCGTGACTGTCGACACGTGCCATACGGGGTGAGCGTACGCGCACGTGTATGCACCATGTCGTCCCTCCGTGTCGTGTTCGGCCGTCGTCGGAAGCCCGAGCGCGCGCCCTTCGATTTCTCTCGTCACTCACTCGGGTGTACGCCGGCCACGCCCTTGTCGAGACACTCTCTATCTGTCGCTGCCTCCGCGATCGCACCGGCCTCGTGACCGAGGGTCGAAGATTTCGATcagtgggtgggtgggtgggttgGGGACGGGGGGGGCGATGGGAACTATGGAAGGAAACCTTTTTGCAATGCCGGAAAAGCTGTATACAGGCGCGTACACGTGGCGAATTGCTCGTTCGCCTTTGTATGTGAAGTATGGCGAAGCGGCTGCGCCAAATTCGAAGCGTCGAAATCGACGAAGCGTCTCCTCTCGCTTTATTTTACTCTCTCGTTGTCCATACTTCACGtagaggcgaaaaaagaaaaatgcgaacTCTTAGTGGGTTTACATCTAGAACGGCGTGGTCTGCGAGGAGATCAAAACGCGTTTAGCCTGTGCTGTAGTCTGCAGAGAGCtgatgtgagagagagagatagaaagagaaggCTTTAGTAAAGTGGTTGGTTTCTGATAGGCCATTCATAAATTTTCATCAAAGCGGTACGTACGTATAGCTTACATTTTCCGATTTGATTGCGTGACCATGCATGTGGCTGCAGAGTGACGTTCAGTGTAAGCTGTAGGGTTGGGGTGACGGGCCGAATTCCCAGAGTTACCTACGCAAACGGCTTTGGGTACTCAAGGGAACCTTTCTGTTCACTCTATCGGAGTTCCTTGCGGCTTCAGCGATTTTTGTATAGTTAGGTTTTTCTCACACTTCGTAAGGATCCACTTGTGTCTGCGCTGTGTGTCTGCGTTTTGGGTGGAACTTAAACGCCCTTTTTTAACTGAAATGCGCCCGTTATTGCGCCGGAATAGGAAGCGCGCTTTATTTTGCAGCTAGTATATAATATagagtcggttggcgcaggacaggggtaatttgagatcgcagggagaggccttcgtcctgcagtggacatgaatagggtgatgatgatgatagaatcAGCTCGAAATTGATTGTACTTGCTGTTTCCCAAATTTCGCCAACCATACGTCTCTACCTTCCTTTTAAACATCCTGGGCGAGAACGTTCACGAATATTCGCTCCGGTTGAGAACCTTgcaaagtttcattttttttgttcacgAAAGGAACGTACCTCGGGTGACGCCCGCAGTGGGTCGTCATCGAAGGTCACTTTGTCACTCGACCTAACCAGTTTCCGTAACGTTTAAATACTGGAAGTGAGGTCGATAATTTGCGCGGTCATTCGCCGACCTTTTTTATGCCCTCTAATTGAATGCCACGCGTTCTTTACATCTATTGTTTGCCTAGCCCTGACGACAGCAGTGAATGTGCGGCCTGACGCGTATAGCGTTTATCGCGTTACTGCACGGAACTAGTGCATGACATCAGGGTTATTTGCCGCTGTTCATGTGCGGCGAGGAAGCCATGCAGGAACGGTTGCTACGGATGTAACGACACCTAccacacgtgttttttttttttcgcacctgcGTCAACAGAGCGGAACTCTTGACGGAATTGATGTAGCTTTTTACGCCTGGTGCGTAGTTCGACAACTTGTGCAGCGAGCGCTATCTGCTTATGGATTTCTCGACTGTCGATGTAGCTGACTCGTCTCTGATCGTCGTGTGATCGGCCTGCGGCAAGTGACGCATTGTCCCGAACAATGGCAGTATGCGTTGAATGCACACACACACCCTGCAGTGCGCGCTGGCGCTAAGCCTCGCATTGACTTTTGCGTGACGTGCCGCCAGGAGGTTTATCCGGCGCGCGCCTCTCCGTTAATAGTTGTCCGGCGCGCATTGTCGTCTCATTCGCTGGCGAGGTTTCGCGCTGTACAGCAGAGCGTATACTGTGAGTATATACCCCCTTTTACTGGAACGCGGAATGAGTCGCCCGAAAGACTGAAGATTGATGCAGACGTCTTTTGGTGACCAGGCGGTGGCCGTGCAGCTAGCTTACAGTATACTGAGGACGTATCCGCGACCCCTACGACTATCGCCTGCTCGTGACGAAGTGCTCAACCAGCCAGCGCTCATTGGCTGAAATTGAGCAAAACCGGATGAGCCGATTGGCTGGTTTGAAGCACTGCGTCACGCGAAGGCGACGGTATCGTCGAAAAGTGATCCTCCGAGAATACATACGTCTGCCGCCTTCGTTGATCCGCTATGGCTTTCGTGGCTATGGCATGAGCCACGGGGTCAGGTCCCGGTCGCTGTGCAGTGAGTGAGGCGTCGCATGGACGTTACGTCACGCGAACGCAAAATTATCACCCGAAATTGAGTCGAGCGTACGCGACCTcagctttgttttttttctgcgcgCATCGGCCGGAAGCGGCGAAGTCTTCGTCCTCGGCTTGCAGCTGATCGGCCCGTCAATTTTGGCCATTTGGCGGTGGTATATATCAAACTGGGCACAGCTGTCAAATTTAGCCACCTTGTCACCTCTGATTGGCTACGCCAGGTCGGCTACGCCCAaccacccgggggggggggggttattacATCAACGTCTATTCAGGGACAGCGCTCGATCGCGTGTAAAGGTCCAACTCGACTGGATGGAGACATCTTTCAGCTCACCTGTACTGGGCGAAAGTCGTCCTGTCCTGGCCGGTCTTCTCGTGTCGCGAAATCGTCGCGTTCTTTCGGATCTCCGACGTTTTCCGAGACCGTCGGGGAGCGTTTTGCGGGCTAATGTGTTGCCGAAAAACTCGTTCGACGTGCGTGTATACCAGAAGGCGGCGCGCAGCCTGCCACCCCGGTCCTGTTTTTAACGTACGTGTACTACGCTCATGCACCGGCACGCTGTGCGAGGCAAGGCGGTGCAGCGTTGTCGCAACGAGAGGGCAGCGACGGATGCGCGTTCCTtctacagcggagctgttaagggctacttgccccactatcgtgtccgcgtgtaagAAAAAagtcccgaagatggtgcaatgccgagccgacccgcggcagagatgttgcaggcattaagcactccccatacgcgggccgaacctgaagatggtgaaataccgcgccgacccgcggcggaagtgaaccAGGCGTTTTAAGCAATGCCCGtatctgggccgatcccgaagatagcgcgatgccgggccgacccaacgcggaggtgcagttcgccattaggaggcccacatacacagcttcgctgggcatcctTCTTCAGAGtgcaagggcactgagttttttgttTCGCTTGTCTGTGCAAGCTTGGCTCACCCTGGCCAACTGCAAAGAAATGTCAATTGGGCTGAATTCGTTATGACGAGGAGTGGTGGATTTGCACAAAATTTAATTAACACCTAAGCAGACGGCGTGTGCATATCGTAGTTAGCGGACATGACGTACGTAATCCCGCGTGTGTGTTGTCTGAGAGATTTTCTCAGCGTGCTGCCCGTTCCCCAAGGGCCATGCCGAGGAGCCGCGCGGTATTGGCCACGCGGCGCTTCCAACCAGCGGCTCCCCATGTCGCAAAAAAAAATACGGTGTCGGCGTCCTAAGTCTGATGTCGTTTAGGCAAAAAGATTTTCGTACCACCCATGCCCTCCATGTGGTGCGAGgaagttattgaactaattgtatttcttaagctaaaatacacagaaaaatcgtaaagcacGACCTACACACAACCTACGGATGGGATAGCGTCGgtttgtaatttgactatacgtttCAATTTGAATTCTGTTACGCAAAAGCTCGAACCCCTTTAACCGCGTTTAGTCCCTTCAaatggcgtccgccatttgcgcacatCGGCGCGTGAATagatttagattaggggacgcaagaacTCGAGGCAACGGTACTGAGCATACGCACACCCAGACAGAGGTCTGCGCATCCACAGTACTGTGGCCCCTAGTGCTTGCGTAGGCTAGTTGCTTGCGTCccctaaagctctctaatatgaGTCCATGGAGCAATGCGCCagtttccttgaaacacttccagatggcactcgcATCTGCCGCATCaaggcccatgcaagaggccacgtttctagtagaaagcccgccttcgtgcatagcgttcgcctcaagcgtttcccgataaacagtatggttacatatgctgcagttgccgggaagcatgaggaGCAGtcagatctttgaatgctatcgtgttccactcttaaaggcgaaccttaaacgtcctccaaattttccctttctttgttctttatttttcaatTTTGGTATCAAAAATGTTTCCTTGCGAGCTTTCAATGACTCATCCACTCGTATTTGAAGTATAAAATCTCTCATGAAGGCTGTTGTATATGTATACCCTATCTGAAGTTACATTCTTTTACTTGGcccaaattttgttgcagttggttgcgggttcgactcccggctgcatttcgatgaggtgtaatgcaaaaatgcctgtctGCAAATTCaaatgcacgttgaagaaccccggatggtcaaaattattgcgggGTCCTCTCACtatagcatgcctcataatcaagatTGTGGTTTTTGGTATACAGTTCAAGAATTTTAATTTGAATAAGTTGCAGTTGGCCTTGAACGGGACAGCCACTGGTTTTTGCAAAGTCGATGCAAAGCTTCCGGGGAACCGACCACGGTGACTATGCAATAAAAGGCATAGATGGGGGGCAAACGTACTATCATAATGCAGTGTGCGTCTCCTCGCAAGGGTCAGAGATTGTAATGGTTTAGAGATGACCATGGGACGTGGTGATAAAAAAAGTTCATTTACATGTAAATGGATAATCAATCAAATTTGACTCCTTAGTGCTGTACCTCATTAGTTGCTCAGCTATATAGCATGTGGACGCACGGATGTTTTCATATTCCTTTTCATATCTTCGTGACTAGTGCAACAGGCCGTGTCATATATGTTCGTTGGTGCACCGTTATAGTCGTGGGCTGTACTTATTGTATGTACTTGTATAGGCTTCGGTGCTATGATTGCCAGTAATCGTAGCCACCTTTCTGTGATGCCCAAAGCAGCTGTGGTAGATGCAGTGTCAGTCCTTTCATCATGTACTCCTAATTTGTTGGTCTGTCAGCTCATTCCTAAAATCTATATTGATGTCGACTTTACTTTTATTGCTGTCCCCAATAAGCTGTCAGTATTTCATATAGTTGCATGTTGATATTACTACTTCGGTATTGTTACGTTGCTGATGCGAGTGTTTAATGGTTGCAGGGCCTCTCATGAGTGACTCAGCATGGGCTGCTCAAACACAAAGGCTGTGGAGTTGACCAACGAAGATCTTGAGTTCCTCAAGAAGCACACAGACTACGATGATGCCACGATACGGGATTGGTACGCAGGATTCAAGGTAAACATTCTTTTTCTACGTGTGGTAACTGGTTTCAAAGGGATGCCAATTAAACATTGTTTACTTAAACATTTAAGATGTTTGCTAAGCCTGAAAAGATGTCCCGGTCTTCCATTCTTACATGTGTAGCAACAATGCCCAGGAGTTCCTGCAACAGGAATACTGTGCTAATCCAATACcctatttactcgaatctaacgcgcgCTTTTTCTCTGATAAAATGGGTCCAACAATTGCGTGTGCGTAACAATAGAGTACGGCCCTAAATCTGCATTGCCATaccgccatcggcatttcaaaatggccgcctctatgtgcttcgagcctagctgccgtagcttcctccatgtgctgtagtgtGCGTGTGGCACTGTCCGTGTTGCACTGTCCGTAATCGTTTGTTAACTTGTTTAATTTGTGCATTGTTTTACTTTGTATATTTGTATCTTCGATATTTAGTTTGAGTTATACTGAACTAAATTTTGCTTTCATTTGAGTATGCAGTAGTTCCTATGCGTATGAGTTGTACGGAGAAGTGGCTGCGAGCAACTACTCGATATTTGATTCAAAAGTATACTTCCCAAATCACATTGAACTCACAATTCAGTTTGCACATTCCTACTCTAGACAATATAGTGTAAAGGCATTGCTGGACGTTTGCATGTAGTGCTGAGCTTGAAAGTAGTAATATTGACATAGGACTTACGTCATATGACATATTACATGTCATAGATCGCAATACCTGCTGCATAGTCTTGGGAAAATGAATTTCATTGTAGCTGAGAATACTGAAGCGTTTCAAGGGTGCAAACTGGGCATTAATGACTAGCTGCATACAATTTTGTCTTTTTGGAAGGAAGCTTCCATACCACCAAGTGCAGATGTAGTGTGTGGTGATTTTGTTAAAATCAAACTGTAATGTAAAAATctgtaaaaacatttttttttttggctgctcGCGAAATCCTAAAATGCTGTTATAGTGATAACTAATGGCTGCAGTTTGCATGAGCCGCCCATGCTTGCAGCGAGCAAAACTGAGAGCGTCCTGCTCATTTTACCTTCGTGACATGTACCGGCCTTCAGATTTAATCCCTTGTTTGGCAGCGTCTGCCAAGAAAGTGCCATTTCAAATTTGTCGGCGTTAGTTTCCGACGACACAAGTCGGCGATTGCGTCTTTGTTGGAAGCGCATTTGCAGGGGCGCAGCTTGGCACAGCCTTCGATAAATCGAATATAGCAGTAAACGGGAGTTCAATGTATAGCCATACTTTGCATGGGACTTTCAAGGGGATTTTACAATTGTTTGATATAGACAGTACTTTGATATATTCGAATTTGGTATATCCGGGATTGGCTGTATTTGTTTATAACTTACAGCAAATGTTTACAATGTCTGTGAAAGTTTTGCAATTTTTCAGAAGTCCTGTTTGTACATTATGCATTTAAATGGTTTGTAAATCTAATGCAGGTGCAGTTTGTAAACTCTATGTTATTTTTGAGTTAATCTCGTATAAAGCATTGAGCACAACTTTCAACCAACTTTTGCAAAGTCTACGAGCACATTTCACAATTCATGGGCTCATAGTGAATTTTTTTCTGTGAACATGGCACCTGCATTAAAGCTGGATATTTTCATGTGCTTGGCATCACTATAATTACTTTacttccttcctttctctctctctctcgctttcacATTGTTTCTGGGGAGCAGCAAGACTGTCCGACGGGCAAGCTCTCTCGCGCCAAGTTCCTGGAGATATACCGCATGTTCTTCACAACGGGCAACCCCGAGAAGTTCTGTGACCACGTATTCCGCACATTCGATGCGGACAACAACGGCCACATTGACTTCAAGGAGTTCCTGTTGGCCATCGGAGTGACGGGCAGCCAGAGTTCGGAAGAGAGGCTCAAGTGGGCCTTTCGCATGTACGACATCAATGGCGACGGCAAGATTGACCAAGCAGAGATGGTCAAGATAGTCCAGGTGAGGGGCCTCGCCAGTTCATTCCCCTGGCTTTAATGAGATTGGCTTTAAGGACAGTACAATTGCGAGAATCGTGAGGGGAAACATTCGGGCAATTGAGAAGCCTGCGAAGTTATGGTCGTGCATTATCACTGGTGATTGGCAGAAGTTGCACAATTTGCCATGACTGGTAACCAAGGTGCAACTCGTGGCGACCGAGGTTCCCGGTGGAAAACGGGGCCATTCCTGCTGCCACACTAAGTGCTGTTTAGTGCTGTTTACGTCTGCTTGCACCATTACTGCCCTGTAAAGTAACTTCCAGCATGTTCTGATGTCCTGCTTCTATGCTGCTGATTTGTTCTGCAGCCTTGCAACTTTAGTTGCCGATTTGTAGTATGGAGCATCTCGTAACTGTCCCAAAATGGTAGCTTAACTGCcgaagcaaccatttgcggcagTTGCTTTATAATCAACTTGGTCGCACAGCCccatgcgattcgctgatgtgAATGTGCACTATGGAGAGCCTAGATGCCCGGGCACCATGAAATCCTTTTCTAGGCACCTATAGCAGGCACCAAAAAAACGCTAAATATAGGTTCCATATATTTTCTTTTAGGCATGTGCAGACTCATTTAATAAGTCTGCGCATCTGAGGACACATTCCAATTTTTTTTCAGGAACGCAGCCCCTACACTTCAGTTTTGTAAATCTTTTCACAACATCCGAGAACCTGCTGTGGTTGCTTGGTGCCTTTGGTGTTGCGtggctaagcacaaggtcgcaggatcaaatcacggctgcagcggccgcattttcacGGGAGTGAAGTGCAAAAACtcctgtgtaccgtgcatcgggtgcacgttaaagaatcccaggtggtcaaaattaatcccaagTTACCCGGCATGTGATAACATTATAAACAAAGTAAGGCTAGAACAAAACACGAAAAAAGGCATTTTCTAGACTTATGGTTCATGCTTATGTTTAATAGGCATGATAAAGGCATTTCACCTAAAGTTCCAGTCTCCAGCTGTTACTGATCTCCCAAGATGGCCCTCATAGATTATGAaatggcatttgattcagtaaataCCAGCAATTATAGAGCCATTGCGGAATCAAGGAGTGGAGGAAGCATTCAGGAATAACTTGGAAAGTATCAACAGGCATTCCACGGCTACTGTAATTCTTCACAAGAAATGTGGAAAAATACCAATTAAGAAAGGTGTCGGACATGGGgatgcaatctctccaatgcttttctCTGAATGCTTAGAAGTATTTGTTATACTCTGAAAGATTAGGTATGTATATCTACGGGGAACATCATGGCAATGCTTTAAATGACTTGCAACAAATCATCAAAGGCCTTCACTGGCAAAACCCAAGTTTAGATTTCGGCATTATCATGCAGGCGAGTAAGGTAATATTATGTAGCCCAGTGTGAATGGAATATTTTATATATTCATTAAAGAAAGCTTACTTATAGGCTGACTAGAGTGGGCTAATTTGTGCAGCATTTTCTTACATGGTTGAGGTGTGAGGTGAGTGAGGAACATTGATAAATAAGCATAGTTGAAGCTGGTCAATGTGGCTTGGCAATGGGGGGGGGTGGGGCGGGGTGATAACTGTTAGGCTGCTGCTGTTGTAGCAGAGATGGTCAATCTGAATGTGTATGTTGCAGACCAGACTTTCTGAAGCTTTTCATCGTTC comes from Dermacentor andersoni chromosome 9, qqDerAnde1_hic_scaffold, whole genome shotgun sequence and encodes:
- the LOC126527949 gene encoding neuronal calcium sensor 2, with amino-acid sequence MGCSNTKAVELTNEDLEFLKKHTDYDDATIRDWYAGFKQDCPTGKLSRAKFLEIYRMFFTTGNPEKFCDHVFRTFDADNNGHIDFKEFLLAIGVTGSQSSEERLKWAFRMYDINGDGKIDQAEMVKIVQALYEMLGPGAATSDEDTPEERTGAVFSKMDTDGDGKLTMREFLDGCLQDRKLAGLLTANTSLQLR